In a genomic window of Streptomyces sp. NBC_01142:
- a CDS encoding M20/M25/M40 family metallo-hydrolase has protein sequence MADVTTPIDGRALDEVVTFTSELIRIDTTNRGGGDCTERPAAEYVAERLAGAGLEPALLERTPGRTNVVTRIEGTDPSAEALLVHGHLDVVPAEPADWSVHPFSGEIRDGVVWGRGAIDMKNMDAMVLAVVRAWARAGIRPRRDIVIAYTADEEASAIDGSGFLADHHPSLFEGCTEGISESGAFTFHAGPGMALYPIAAGERGTGWLKLTAQGRAGHGSKVNRANAVSRLAAAISRIGEHEWPVRLTPTVSAALSELAALHGIDIDVHEDGFDADEVLAKLGPSAALVESTLRNSANPTMLAAGYKVNVIPGQATAYVDGRMVPGGEAEFQATMDLLTGPDVEWEFHHREAALQAPVDSPTYAKMRAAVERFDPDGHVVPYCMSGGTDAKQFSRLGITGYGFSPLKLPIGFDYQALFHGVDERVPIEALHFGVKVLDHYLQSA, from the coding sequence ATGGCTGACGTGACGACCCCCATCGACGGTCGGGCACTCGACGAGGTGGTGACCTTCACCTCCGAGCTGATCCGTATCGACACCACCAATCGCGGGGGAGGCGACTGCACCGAGCGGCCGGCCGCGGAGTATGTGGCCGAGCGGCTGGCCGGCGCCGGACTCGAACCGGCCCTGCTGGAGCGCACCCCCGGGCGCACCAATGTCGTCACGCGCATCGAGGGCACCGACCCGTCCGCCGAAGCCCTGCTCGTCCACGGCCATCTGGACGTGGTGCCCGCCGAGCCCGCCGACTGGTCCGTGCACCCCTTCTCCGGGGAGATCCGCGACGGGGTGGTGTGGGGCCGCGGGGCGATCGACATGAAGAACATGGACGCGATGGTCCTTGCGGTCGTACGGGCATGGGCGCGGGCCGGCATCAGGCCCCGGCGCGACATCGTGATCGCGTACACCGCCGACGAGGAGGCGAGCGCCATCGACGGCTCCGGCTTCCTCGCCGACCACCACCCGTCTCTCTTCGAGGGGTGTACGGAAGGAATCAGCGAATCCGGGGCCTTCACCTTCCACGCCGGGCCGGGGATGGCGCTCTATCCGATCGCGGCAGGAGAGCGCGGCACGGGCTGGCTCAAGCTCACCGCGCAGGGCAGAGCCGGCCACGGCTCCAAGGTCAACCGCGCCAATGCGGTGAGCCGGCTGGCCGCAGCCATCTCCCGGATCGGCGAGCACGAGTGGCCGGTGCGGCTCACACCGACCGTGAGCGCGGCGCTGAGCGAGCTCGCCGCGCTGCACGGCATCGATATCGATGTGCACGAGGACGGCTTCGACGCCGATGAGGTGCTGGCGAAGCTCGGCCCGTCCGCCGCGCTGGTCGAGTCGACCCTGCGCAACAGCGCCAACCCGACCATGCTGGCAGCCGGTTACAAGGTCAATGTCATCCCGGGGCAGGCCACCGCGTATGTCGACGGGCGGATGGTGCCGGGCGGCGAGGCCGAGTTCCAGGCCACCATGGATCTGCTGACCGGTCCGGACGTCGAGTGGGAGTTCCACCACAGGGAGGCGGCGCTGCAGGCACCCGTCGACTCCCCGACGTACGCCAAGATGCGCGCCGCGGTGGAGCGCTTCGACCCCGACGGGCATGTCGTCCCGTACTGCATGTCGGGCGGCACGGACGCCAAACAGTTCTCGCGCCTCGGCATCACCGGCTACGGCTTCTCGCCGCTGAAGCTGCCCATCGGCTTCGACTACCAAGCCTTGTTCCACGGGGTTGACGAACGCGTTCCGATCGAGGCGCTGCACTTCGGCGTCAAGGTCCTCGACCACTATTTGCAGTCCGCATAG
- a CDS encoding class I SAM-dependent methyltransferase: MSVTSRYKEAWEGFWSEASDAPGEVLWDAEPALTSGVHLALYEPHVTDPDLTLVDLGCGNGTQTLFLADRFPHVLGVDLSAAAIELARHKDGRGGARFRETDAVDGQLVTELHAELGDANVYLRGVLHQCDPQDRQALADSVATLVGERGRAFVVELAEAAGQQLMGLANRPEGPPPKLQPVLRHGIVPGAVADSDVAEFFREAGLAVFASGELPLTTTEYMPDGSRIELPSKWLVVGRNG, translated from the coding sequence ATGAGCGTGACGAGTCGGTACAAGGAAGCCTGGGAAGGCTTCTGGAGCGAGGCATCCGACGCACCGGGGGAGGTCCTGTGGGATGCGGAACCGGCGCTCACCTCGGGAGTACATCTCGCGCTCTACGAACCGCATGTGACGGACCCCGACCTCACCCTGGTGGATCTGGGCTGCGGCAACGGCACCCAGACCCTCTTCCTCGCCGACCGCTTCCCGCATGTGCTGGGGGTGGACCTGTCGGCCGCCGCGATAGAGCTTGCCCGGCACAAGGACGGACGGGGCGGGGCACGGTTCCGGGAGACCGACGCGGTGGACGGGCAGCTGGTGACCGAGCTGCACGCCGAGCTCGGCGACGCCAATGTCTATCTGCGCGGGGTGCTCCACCAGTGCGACCCGCAGGACAGGCAGGCGCTGGCCGACTCGGTCGCGACGCTGGTGGGGGAGCGGGGACGGGCCTTCGTGGTGGAGCTGGCGGAAGCCGCCGGACAGCAGCTGATGGGCCTGGCCAACCGACCGGAGGGGCCGCCGCCCAAGCTTCAGCCGGTGCTCCGTCATGGCATAGTGCCGGGAGCCGTGGCGGATTCGGATGTGGCGGAATTCTTCCGGGAGGCCGGGCTTGCGGTATTCGCGAGCGGCGAACTTCCGCTGACCACAACGGAGTACATGCCGGACGGCTCGCGGATCGAGCTGCCCTCGAAATGGCTGGTCGTAGGCCGGAACGGGTGA
- a CDS encoding LD-carboxypeptidase, whose product MRHRPRRGPDPRPLTRPARLRPGARVAVVAPSGPVPEDRLAPGLAILRGWDLDPVVMPHVRDRHPEFWYLAGSDEARARELTQAWCDPSVSAVFCARGGYGALRMVDLLDWSAIRAAGPKVFVGYSDITTLHEAFAARMGLATLHGPMVGALTFLTDERTQESLRDTLFAPESVRTLGLETARTMVPGRARGITLGGCVSLLAADLGTPHARRSARGGLLLIEDVGEEDYRLDRILTQLLRSGWLEGVAGVALGSWAECGPYEQVRAVLQDRLGGLGVPVVEEFGFGHGTTALTMPFGVPAVLDADARTLTLDEPALI is encoded by the coding sequence ATCCGGCACCGGCCTCGCCGCGGGCCGGACCCCCGGCCCCTGACCCGCCCCGCACGACTGAGGCCCGGGGCCAGGGTCGCCGTCGTGGCGCCCAGCGGACCGGTCCCCGAGGACCGTCTCGCACCGGGTCTGGCCATCCTGCGCGGCTGGGACCTGGACCCCGTCGTCATGCCTCATGTCCGGGACCGGCACCCGGAGTTCTGGTACCTCGCCGGGTCGGACGAGGCCCGCGCCCGCGAACTGACCCAGGCCTGGTGCGATCCGTCGGTCTCCGCGGTGTTCTGTGCCCGCGGCGGGTACGGCGCGCTGCGGATGGTCGATCTGCTCGACTGGTCCGCGATACGCGCAGCCGGTCCGAAGGTCTTTGTCGGCTACAGCGACATAACCACCCTCCATGAGGCGTTCGCCGCCCGGATGGGACTGGCCACGCTGCACGGCCCGATGGTCGGCGCGCTGACCTTCCTCACGGACGAGCGCACCCAGGAGTCGCTGCGGGACACTCTTTTCGCGCCCGAGTCGGTACGGACCCTGGGTCTGGAGACGGCCCGCACGATGGTCCCCGGCCGGGCCAGGGGCATCACGCTCGGCGGCTGTGTCAGCCTGCTCGCCGCCGACCTCGGCACCCCGCACGCCCGTCGCTCGGCCCGCGGCGGTCTGCTGCTGATCGAGGACGTGGGGGAGGAGGACTACCGTCTCGACCGGATCCTTACCCAGCTGCTGCGCTCCGGCTGGCTGGAGGGCGTTGCGGGTGTCGCGCTCGGCTCCTGGGCGGAGTGCGGTCCCTACGAACAGGTACGCGCGGTGCTGCAGGACCGGCTGGGCGGGCTCGGTGTTCCGGTCGTCGAGGAGTTCGGGTTCGGACACGGTACGACCGCGCTGACGATGCCGTTCGGTGTGCCCGCGGTGCTGGACGCGGACGCCCGCACACTGACACTCGACGAGCCCGCCCTGATCTGA
- a CDS encoding prolyl oligopeptidase family serine peptidase: MVPTGAYGTWPSPIDAALAAGHDGRPEYVGIVGDEVWWTVPRPTEGGRRALVRRRADGGEESVLPAPWNVRSRVIEYGGRPWAGARRAEGTPLVVFVHFPDQRLYVYEPDVPEAAPRPLTPVSALGGGLRWVDPQIHLDRGSSGEVWCVLEEFTGQAPTDVRRVIAAVPLDGSAAEDRGAVRELCDDRHRFVTGPRLSPDGRHAAWIAWDHPQMPWDGTVVMLGEVTREGLFTAARPVAGGTDESVAQVEWAPDGSLLFVSDLGNWWEPQRIRLDALAPGVVPGTSLCPGRGEEFGGSLWKIGLQWFHPLDNGLIAVIHGKGTTALGILDPETGELVDAAGPWTEWAATLAVHGDRVIGVAASPRSAYEVVELDTCTGRTRVIGSAHDDPVDPAYYPEPQIRTFTGPDNREIHAHIYPPHSPDRIAPDDELPPFVVWAHGGPTDRAPLVLDLEIAYFTSRGIGVAEVNYGGSTGYGREYRNRLREQWGVVDVEDCAAVAETLAAEGTADPARLAIRGASAGGYTTAVSLATTDVYACGTILYPVLDLVGWATDETHDFESPYLESLIGPIAEVPARYRERSPLQHVDRITAPFLLLQGLDDVVCPPVQCERFLARTAGRGIAHAYIAFDGEGHGFRKADTLIRVLEAELSLYAQAFGIPRPDIPLLELKK; the protein is encoded by the coding sequence ATGGTACCCACGGGGGCCTACGGAACCTGGCCATCACCGATCGACGCGGCGCTCGCCGCCGGGCACGACGGGCGCCCGGAGTATGTCGGCATCGTCGGCGACGAGGTGTGGTGGACCGTGCCACGCCCCACCGAGGGCGGTCGAAGGGCCCTGGTGCGCAGACGGGCCGACGGTGGCGAGGAATCGGTGCTGCCCGCCCCGTGGAACGTACGCAGCAGGGTCATCGAGTACGGCGGCCGGCCCTGGGCCGGGGCCCGGCGCGCCGAGGGCACCCCGCTCGTCGTCTTCGTCCACTTCCCCGACCAGCGGCTGTACGTCTACGAGCCGGACGTGCCCGAGGCCGCGCCCCGGCCGCTCACCCCGGTGTCGGCCCTCGGTGGCGGTCTGCGCTGGGTCGACCCGCAGATCCACCTCGACCGGGGCAGTAGCGGCGAAGTCTGGTGCGTGCTCGAGGAGTTCACCGGCCAGGCACCCACGGACGTACGCCGGGTGATCGCGGCCGTGCCGCTGGACGGCTCGGCGGCCGAGGACCGCGGTGCGGTGCGCGAACTCTGCGACGACCGGCACCGCTTCGTCACCGGGCCTCGGCTCTCGCCGGACGGGCGGCACGCCGCCTGGATCGCCTGGGACCATCCGCAGATGCCCTGGGACGGCACGGTGGTGATGCTCGGCGAGGTGACCCGGGAGGGACTGTTCACCGCGGCGCGGCCGGTGGCCGGGGGGACGGACGAGTCGGTCGCCCAGGTCGAATGGGCCCCGGACGGATCCCTGCTCTTCGTCTCCGACCTCGGCAACTGGTGGGAGCCGCAGCGCATCCGGCTGGACGCACTCGCGCCCGGTGTCGTACCGGGCACCAGCCTCTGCCCCGGCCGCGGGGAGGAGTTCGGCGGATCGTTGTGGAAAATCGGCCTCCAGTGGTTCCACCCCCTGGACAACGGGCTGATCGCCGTCATCCACGGCAAGGGGACCACCGCACTGGGGATACTGGACCCGGAGACTGGTGAGCTCGTGGACGCCGCGGGACCGTGGACCGAGTGGGCGGCCACCCTCGCCGTGCACGGCGACCGGGTGATCGGGGTCGCGGCCAGCCCGCGCAGCGCGTACGAGGTGGTGGAGCTGGACACCTGCACCGGGCGGACCCGGGTGATCGGCTCGGCGCACGACGACCCGGTTGACCCGGCGTATTACCCCGAGCCCCAGATCCGTACCTTCACCGGCCCCGACAACCGCGAGATCCACGCCCATATCTACCCGCCCCACAGCCCGGACCGGATCGCGCCCGACGACGAACTGCCGCCCTTCGTGGTCTGGGCGCACGGCGGCCCCACCGACCGTGCCCCGCTCGTCCTGGACCTGGAGATCGCCTACTTCACCTCGCGAGGCATCGGCGTCGCCGAGGTCAACTACGGCGGCTCCACCGGCTACGGCAGGGAGTACCGCAACCGGCTGAGGGAGCAGTGGGGAGTCGTCGACGTCGAGGACTGCGCGGCCGTCGCCGAGACACTGGCAGCCGAGGGCACGGCTGATCCGGCGCGGCTCGCCATCCGCGGCGCCAGTGCGGGCGGCTATACCACTGCCGTTTCCCTCGCCACCACCGATGTCTACGCCTGCGGCACCATCCTCTACCCGGTTCTCGACCTGGTGGGCTGGGCCACCGACGAGACTCATGACTTCGAGTCGCCGTATCTGGAGTCGCTGATCGGACCGATCGCCGAAGTCCCCGCGCGCTACCGCGAGCGCTCGCCGCTGCAACACGTAGACCGGATCACCGCGCCGTTCCTGCTGCTGCAAGGACTCGACGATGTGGTCTGTCCGCCCGTGCAGTGCGAGCGGTTCCTGGCCCGGACGGCGGGGCGCGGCATCGCGCACGCGTACATCGCCTTCGACGGGGAGGGGCACGGCTTCCGCAAGGCAGACACCCTGATCCGGGTGCTCGAGGCCGAACTCTCCCTCTACGCCCAGGCCTTCGGCATTCCGCGTCCCGACATCCCCCTGCTGGAGCTCAAGAAGTGA
- a CDS encoding adenosine deaminase: MHLSDILRAPKAVLHDHLDGGLRPATIIELARECGYTALPTEDPAALATWFRDAADSGSLERYLETFAHTCAVMQTRGALERIAAECAEDLAADGVVYAEVRYAPEQHQERGLTLDEVVDAVNAGFRQGELRSGGRITVRALLTGMRHTARSLEIAELTVAHRERGVAGFDIAGGEIGNPPARHLPAFQHLKRHNCHFTIHAGEAVGAESIHEAVQICGAERIGHGVRITDDITVHDDGSADLGHLASYIRDNRIALEVCPTSNLQTGAAKDYATHPIDLLRRLGFRITLNTDNRLVSGTTMSQEFQHMVDAFGYGPEVFEEFTVAAVESAFLPLPERRRLIDEVIRPGYAALGR; this comes from the coding sequence ATGCACTTGTCTGACATCCTCCGCGCCCCCAAGGCCGTCCTCCACGACCACCTGGACGGCGGTCTGCGCCCCGCCACGATCATCGAGCTGGCCCGGGAGTGCGGCTACACCGCGCTGCCGACCGAGGACCCGGCTGCGCTCGCCACCTGGTTCCGCGACGCCGCGGACTCCGGCTCGCTGGAGCGCTATCTGGAGACGTTCGCCCACACCTGCGCGGTGATGCAGACCCGCGGCGCGCTGGAGCGGATCGCGGCGGAGTGCGCCGAGGACCTGGCGGCGGACGGCGTCGTCTACGCGGAGGTGCGGTACGCCCCCGAGCAGCATCAGGAGCGCGGCCTGACCCTCGACGAGGTCGTCGACGCGGTCAACGCCGGATTCCGGCAGGGCGAGCTCCGCAGCGGCGGCAGGATCACCGTACGCGCGCTGCTCACCGGCATGCGCCACACCGCACGCTCCCTGGAAATAGCCGAGCTGACCGTCGCGCACCGCGAGCGCGGGGTGGCCGGCTTCGACATCGCGGGCGGCGAGATCGGCAACCCGCCGGCCCGTCATCTGCCCGCCTTCCAGCATCTGAAGCGGCACAACTGCCACTTCACGATCCACGCGGGCGAGGCCGTCGGCGCCGAGTCGATCCACGAGGCGGTGCAGATCTGCGGCGCCGAGCGCATCGGTCACGGCGTACGCATCACCGACGACATCACGGTGCACGACGACGGCTCGGCGGACCTGGGCCACCTTGCGTCGTACATCCGCGACAACCGCATCGCCCTGGAGGTCTGCCCGACCTCCAACCTCCAGACGGGTGCCGCGAAGGACTACGCCACCCACCCCATCGACCTGCTGCGCCGCCTCGGCTTCCGGATCACGCTCAACACGGACAACCGCTTGGTCTCCGGCACCACCATGAGCCAGGAGTTCCAGCACATGGTGGATGCGTTCGGCTACGGTCCGGAGGTCTTCGAGGAGTTCACGGTCGCCGCGGTCGAGTCGGCGTTCCTGCCGCTGCCGGAGCGCCGCCGCCTGATCGACGAGGTGATCCGGCCGGGGTACGCGGCGCTCGGCCGCTGA
- a CDS encoding GntR family transcriptional regulator: protein MAVSGQQRRPVVVLYERIADAIHEGTYPPGSTLPSEPRLAAELGVSRPALREALLLLQEDGLLSVRRGVGRTVNDRPPRRGYEHIQPLEELLSPGSPLRVRPLLRAVEEPTDFTTQHLLAPAGAELRFWESLLAGDGTAAALSQEWAAAEEVLEQFHPAFAAALRAAPTPATSMLAVLAAASRGVTLTAHSGVTATLLGQRRGEQLGRPADTPAVLVTQVVRVDDTPILAAKHMLPTGAPAMPVLQSN from the coding sequence GTGGCAGTCAGCGGACAGCAGCGGAGGCCGGTCGTCGTCCTGTACGAGCGGATCGCGGACGCCATCCACGAGGGCACCTACCCGCCCGGCTCCACCCTGCCGTCCGAGCCCCGGCTCGCGGCCGAGCTGGGGGTCAGCCGCCCCGCCCTGCGCGAGGCCCTGCTGCTGCTCCAGGAGGACGGGCTGCTGTCCGTACGCCGCGGAGTCGGCCGGACCGTCAACGACCGCCCGCCGCGGCGCGGTTACGAGCACATCCAGCCGCTGGAGGAACTCCTCTCCCCCGGCTCCCCGCTCCGGGTGCGGCCCCTGCTGCGCGCCGTGGAGGAGCCCACCGACTTCACCACCCAGCATCTGCTCGCGCCCGCCGGGGCGGAGCTGCGGTTCTGGGAGTCCCTGCTGGCAGGGGACGGTACGGCTGCGGCACTCAGCCAGGAGTGGGCAGCCGCCGAGGAGGTGCTGGAGCAGTTTCATCCGGCCTTCGCCGCGGCGCTGCGAGCCGCCCCCACCCCGGCCACCTCGATGCTCGCGGTGCTGGCCGCGGCCTCGCGAGGAGTGACGCTGACCGCCCACAGCGGTGTGACCGCGACGCTGCTCGGGCAGCGGCGCGGCGAGCAGCTGGGCCGGCCGGCCGACACTCCTGCGGTGCTGGTCACGCAGGTGGTACGGGTCGACGACACCCCGATCCTGGCGGCGAAGCACATGCTGCCCACGGGCGCGCCCGCCATGCCCGTACTCCAGTCGAACTGA
- a CDS encoding M55 family metallopeptidase: MKILISADMEGATGVTWPADVLPGTPQWERCRSMFTSDVNAAALGFFDGGADEVLINEAHWSMRNLLLERLDERVQMLTGRHKSLSMVEGVQHGDVDGIAFVGYHTGAGTEGVLAHTYLANSITGVWLNGERASEGLLNAHVVAEYGVPVVLVTGDDLTCEDALGYAPEARKIAVKDHVSRYAAVCRTPARTASDIRAAAKEATALAVRHEPVRGGPFTVELEFDAEHLAAAATVVPGAAPSGERRVAYTSETMYEGIRTFKAVTTIVSAAVEEQYG, from the coding sequence ATGAAGATCCTCATCAGCGCCGACATGGAAGGCGCCACCGGAGTGACCTGGCCGGCCGACGTGCTGCCCGGCACTCCCCAGTGGGAGCGCTGCCGGTCCATGTTCACCTCCGATGTGAACGCAGCCGCGCTCGGCTTCTTCGACGGCGGCGCCGATGAGGTGCTCATCAATGAGGCGCACTGGAGCATGCGTAATCTGCTGCTGGAGCGACTGGACGAGCGGGTCCAGATGCTCACGGGCAGACACAAGTCGCTCTCCATGGTGGAGGGCGTGCAGCACGGCGACGTGGACGGCATCGCCTTCGTCGGGTACCACACGGGGGCAGGCACAGAGGGCGTGCTCGCCCACACCTATCTCGCCAACTCCATCACCGGGGTGTGGCTGAACGGCGAGCGGGCGAGTGAGGGCCTGCTCAACGCGCATGTCGTCGCGGAGTACGGGGTCCCGGTGGTGCTGGTCACCGGTGACGACCTGACCTGCGAGGACGCCCTGGGGTATGCGCCCGAGGCCCGCAAGATCGCGGTGAAGGACCATGTCTCGCGGTACGCGGCGGTGTGCCGCACTCCGGCCCGTACCGCCTCCGACATCCGCGCCGCCGCGAAGGAGGCCACGGCCCTCGCCGTGCGGCACGAGCCGGTGCGGGGCGGACCGTTCACCGTGGAGCTGGAGTTCGACGCGGAGCATCTGGCTGCCGCCGCCACCGTCGTACCGGGAGCCGCGCCCAGCGGTGAACGGCGTGTCGCGTACACCAGCGAGACGATGTATGAGGGCATTCGTACGTTCAAAGCGGTCACAACGATCGTCTCTGCGGCGGTGGAGGAGCAGTATGGCTGA